A DNA window from Aquarana catesbeiana isolate 2022-GZ linkage group LG01, ASM4218655v1, whole genome shotgun sequence contains the following coding sequences:
- the SELENOP gene encoding selenoprotein P, which produces MWKGFALALALCFLPWGGAESQGHRTLCKKPPDWKIGSHNPMLDADGTVTVVALLQASUYLCLLQASSLAELQQKLDNEHYTNVSFMVINHQDEHSRLKYHELKSRIPENIPVYQQEEEQPDVWSLLKGNKNDFLIYDRCGRLVKHIELPYAFLQFSYVEDAIKSVYYENTCGDCKHQIPAVCKKEENVPPEVKVVEEPVETLKHRPHHHHHHHHRHGHQREEDKLTDVSGPNTDVHRKHHHRQDEEGVGEVEEVRPEHPSENRVAESDPSVLRNKL; this is translated from the exons ATGTGGAAAGGCTTTGCTCTTGCCCTGGCTCTCTGCTTTCTCCCTTGGGGAGGAGCAGAGAGCCAGGGTCACCGAACGCTGTGCAAAAAACCACCCGACTGGAAGATAGGAAGCCATAATCCCATGCTGGATGCAGATGGAACAGTCACCGTTGTGGCACTTCTTCAAGCAAGCTGATACCTGTGCCTGCTGCAAGCTTCCAG CTTGGCAGAACTGCAGCAGAAGTTGGATAATGAACACTATACAAACGTGTCCTTTATGGTCATCAACCACCAAGATGAACACTCACGTCTGAAATACCACGAGCTGAAGTCCAGGATCCCGGAAAACATTCCGGTGTATCAGCAAGAAGAGGAGCAGCCCGACGTCTGGAGTCTACTGAAGGGGAATAAAAATGACTTTCTCATTTATGACAG gtgtgggcGCCTGGTGAAACACATTGAGCTTCCCTACGCGTTTTTGCAGTTCAGTTATGTGGAGGATGCAATAAAGTCAGTTTATTATGAAAACACCTGTGGAGACTGCAAACACCAG ATTCCCGCTGTGTGCAAGAAAGAAGAGAATGTACCACCAGAGGTTAAGGTAGTGGAAGAGCCAGTGGAGACACTTAAACATCGTCCCcatcaccatcaccaccaccatcacagACATGGGCACCAGCGAGAGGAGGACAAGTTGACAGATGTTAGTGGTCCAAACACCGACGTGCACAGGAAGCATCACCACCGACAGGATGAAGAAGGAGTGGGAGAAGTTGAAGAGGTCAGGCCAGAGCACCCTAGTGAGAACAGGGTGGCTGAGTCAGACCCCTCAGTCCTAAGAAATAAACTCTGA